In the genome of Pseudarthrobacter sp. IC2-21, one region contains:
- the galE gene encoding UDP-glucose 4-epimerase GalE yields MKILVTGGTGYIGSHTVLSLQEAGHDVVVIDNLVNSSEESLRRVAELTGKTADFHNVDLVDEAAVDSVFASNRIDAVIHFAGLKAVGESVREPLKYYYNNLVGTLNLIRVMDRHDVRSIVFSSSATVYGEHNPIPYVEKMEIGANNPYGRTKEQIEDVLSDLGAADSRWHIALLRYFNPVGAHPSGRIGEDPQGIPNNLVPFIAQVAVGRREKLMVFGGDYDTPDGTCLRDYIHVVDLAEGHVAALNHVADRAGVFRWNLGSGKGSSVLEVLRSFEKAVGKPIPYEITGRRAGDLPAFWADATSALADLSWSTTKTVDEMCEDHWRWQKNNPQGYSS; encoded by the coding sequence ATGAAAATTCTGGTCACAGGCGGCACCGGCTATATCGGTTCACACACTGTTTTGTCCCTTCAGGAAGCCGGTCACGATGTGGTGGTGATCGACAACCTGGTGAACTCCAGCGAGGAATCGCTGCGGCGCGTCGCCGAACTCACCGGCAAGACCGCGGACTTCCACAACGTGGATCTCGTGGACGAGGCAGCAGTGGACAGCGTTTTCGCAAGCAACCGGATCGACGCCGTCATTCACTTCGCGGGCCTGAAGGCCGTGGGCGAATCCGTCCGTGAACCGCTGAAGTACTACTACAACAACCTCGTGGGCACGCTGAACCTGATAAGGGTCATGGACCGCCATGACGTGCGCTCCATCGTCTTCAGCTCCTCCGCCACCGTCTACGGCGAGCACAACCCCATTCCCTACGTGGAAAAAATGGAGATCGGCGCCAACAACCCGTACGGCCGCACCAAGGAGCAGATCGAGGACGTCCTGTCGGACCTTGGCGCCGCGGACAGCCGCTGGCACATCGCGCTGCTGCGCTACTTCAACCCGGTGGGCGCGCACCCGTCCGGCCGCATCGGCGAGGACCCCCAGGGCATCCCCAACAACCTGGTGCCCTTCATCGCCCAGGTGGCTGTGGGCCGCCGCGAGAAGCTCATGGTGTTCGGCGGCGACTACGACACGCCTGACGGAACGTGCCTGCGGGACTACATCCACGTCGTCGACCTCGCCGAAGGGCACGTCGCCGCCCTCAACCACGTGGCGGACCGCGCGGGAGTCTTCCGCTGGAACCTCGGTTCAGGCAAGGGCTCCTCCGTGCTGGAGGTCCTGCGGTCCTTCGAGAAGGCGGTCGGGAAACCGATCCCCTATGAGATCACCGGGCGCCGGGCCGGCGACCTTCCCGCGTTCTGGGCGGACGCCACCTCCGCCCTGGCCGACCTCAGCTGGTCCACCACCAAGACCGTGGACGAGATGTGCGAGGACCACTGGCGCTGGCAGAAGAACAACCCGCAGGGCTACTCCTCCTAG
- a CDS encoding citrate synthase: protein MTETNSATLHHAGGELKLPRIKVVEGNEGYDVSKLLKQTGAVTFDPGFMNTAATTSAITYIDGDAGILRYRGYPIEQLAQHSSFLEVSYLLIYGNLPTATELEAFDQKIRRHTLLHEELKGFFSGFPRDAHPMPVLSSAVSALSTFYQDSLDPFNAEQVELSTIRLMAKMPVIAAYAHKKSIGQPMLYPDNSHNLVENFMRLSFGLPAEQYEVDPVIAKALDLLLILHADHEQNCSTSTVRLVGSSNANLFASVSAGINALFGPAHGGANEAVLKMLRQIQADGTKPEDYMEKVKNKEDGVRLMGFGHRVYKNYDPRARIVKDTAHEILTKLGGNDELLEIALRLEEKALNDDYFIQRKLYPNVDFYTGLIYKAMGFPEKMFTVLFAIGRLPGWIAQWREMITDPNTKIGRPRQLYIGEPERDYPVR, encoded by the coding sequence ATGACTGAGACCAACAGCGCAACCCTGCACCATGCAGGAGGCGAGCTCAAGCTCCCGCGCATCAAAGTTGTTGAAGGAAACGAAGGATACGACGTTTCCAAGCTGCTCAAGCAGACGGGCGCAGTCACCTTTGACCCCGGCTTCATGAACACGGCAGCAACCACCTCCGCTATTACCTACATTGATGGCGATGCGGGCATCCTGCGGTACCGCGGATACCCCATCGAGCAGCTGGCGCAGCACTCCAGCTTCCTCGAGGTCTCCTACCTGCTGATCTACGGCAACCTGCCCACCGCCACGGAGCTGGAAGCATTCGACCAGAAGATCCGCCGCCACACCCTGCTGCACGAAGAGCTCAAGGGATTCTTCAGCGGCTTCCCCCGCGACGCGCACCCCATGCCGGTGCTGTCCTCGGCCGTGTCCGCGCTGTCCACCTTCTACCAGGACTCCCTGGACCCGTTCAACGCCGAGCAGGTGGAACTCTCCACCATCCGCCTCATGGCCAAGATGCCGGTCATTGCCGCGTACGCGCACAAGAAGTCCATCGGCCAGCCCATGCTGTACCCGGACAACTCCCATAACCTCGTGGAGAACTTCATGCGCCTGAGCTTCGGCCTGCCGGCCGAACAGTATGAAGTGGACCCGGTCATCGCCAAGGCGCTGGACCTGCTGCTGATCCTGCACGCGGACCACGAACAGAACTGCTCCACCTCCACCGTGCGCCTGGTTGGCTCCTCCAACGCCAACCTCTTCGCTTCGGTGTCGGCCGGCATCAACGCCCTCTTCGGCCCCGCCCACGGCGGCGCCAACGAAGCAGTGCTCAAGATGCTCCGCCAGATCCAGGCCGACGGCACCAAGCCCGAGGACTACATGGAGAAGGTCAAGAACAAGGAGGACGGCGTCCGCCTCATGGGCTTCGGACACCGCGTCTACAAGAACTACGATCCGCGGGCCAGGATCGTCAAGGACACGGCACACGAGATCCTGACCAAGCTCGGCGGTAACGACGAGCTGCTGGAGATCGCCCTCCGCCTGGAAGAGAAGGCCCTGAACGATGACTACTTCATCCAGCGCAAGCTCTACCCCAACGTGGACTTCTACACCGGCCTGATCTACAAGGCCATGGGCTTCCCGGAGAAGATGTTCACCGTGCTGTTCGCCATCGGCCGCCTGCCGGGCTGGATCGCGCAGTGGCGTGAAATGATCACCGACCCGAACACCAAGATCGGCCGCCCGCGCCAGCTGTACATCGGCGAGCCGGAGCGTGACTACCCGGTCCGCTAA
- the dapC gene encoding succinyldiaminopimelate transaminase produces MTSAVNTFGLSLPDYPWEAMAPYLARASEHPGGAVNLSIGTPVDPTPVLIREALKAAADAPGYPTVHGTAGLREAIAAWFHRRRGVAGLDPKNVMPTVGSKELVAWLPLLLGLKPGDVVVRPKVAYPTYDIGATLAGVTSVATDTLDELDAATRARVRLIWVNSPGNPTGSVRDVESLKALVSQARELGAVVASDECYAELGWGSWDAQRGGEPVPSVLDPRVAGGSHDGLLAVYSLSKQSNVAGYRAAFVAGDPAIMANLVNSRKHAGMIVPYPVQEAMRVALGDDSHVQAQKDLYRGRRERLVPALQQFGLEIKDSDAGLYLWSTAGEDTWDTVGRLADLGIVVGPGVFYGDAGTGFVRVALTGTDERIDAAVARLAPGR; encoded by the coding sequence GTGACATCAGCGGTGAATACTTTTGGCCTGAGCCTGCCCGATTACCCGTGGGAGGCCATGGCGCCCTACCTCGCCAGGGCTTCGGAGCATCCCGGCGGGGCCGTCAATCTCTCCATTGGCACGCCGGTGGACCCGACGCCGGTGCTGATCCGCGAGGCGCTCAAAGCCGCCGCTGACGCTCCCGGGTACCCTACCGTGCACGGCACCGCCGGGCTGCGTGAAGCGATCGCGGCGTGGTTCCACCGCCGCCGCGGCGTTGCAGGACTGGACCCGAAGAACGTCATGCCCACGGTCGGGTCCAAGGAACTGGTGGCGTGGCTGCCGCTCCTGCTTGGACTGAAGCCGGGCGACGTTGTGGTCCGCCCCAAGGTTGCCTACCCCACCTATGACATCGGCGCTACGCTCGCGGGGGTCACCTCCGTAGCCACTGACACTCTGGATGAGCTCGACGCCGCCACCCGCGCCAGGGTGCGCCTCATCTGGGTCAACTCCCCGGGGAATCCCACCGGAAGCGTCCGGGACGTCGAATCGCTGAAGGCCTTGGTGTCCCAGGCCCGGGAACTGGGTGCCGTGGTGGCCTCCGATGAATGCTATGCCGAGCTCGGGTGGGGCTCATGGGATGCCCAGCGCGGCGGGGAACCTGTCCCCAGCGTCCTGGATCCGCGCGTCGCCGGCGGCTCCCACGATGGGCTCCTTGCGGTGTATTCGTTGAGCAAGCAATCCAACGTTGCCGGCTACCGGGCGGCTTTTGTGGCCGGGGATCCCGCCATCATGGCGAATCTCGTCAACAGCCGCAAGCATGCCGGCATGATCGTGCCCTACCCGGTGCAGGAAGCCATGCGCGTTGCCCTGGGTGACGATTCGCATGTCCAGGCCCAAAAGGATCTCTACCGCGGACGGCGCGAACGCCTGGTGCCCGCCCTGCAGCAGTTTGGGCTGGAGATCAAGGATTCCGACGCCGGGCTGTACCTGTGGTCCACGGCGGGGGAAGACACCTGGGACACCGTGGGCCGCCTCGCGGACCTGGGCATCGTGGTGGGTCCGGGTGTGTTTTACGGCGACGCCGGCACCGGTTTTGTGCGGGTGGCGCTCACCGGTACCGACGAACGCATCGACGCGGCCGTGGCCCGGCTGGCCCCGGGGCGGTAA
- the fdxA gene encoding ferredoxin: protein MTYVIAQPCVDVKDKACIEECPVDCIYEGERSLYIHPDECVDCGACEPVCPVEAIYYEDDTPEEWADYYKANVEFFDDLGSPGGAAKIGNTGKDHPMIAALPPQNQDA from the coding sequence GTGACGTACGTAATCGCGCAGCCGTGTGTAGATGTCAAAGACAAGGCATGTATTGAGGAGTGCCCGGTCGACTGCATCTACGAGGGTGAGCGTTCGCTGTACATCCACCCCGATGAGTGCGTCGATTGTGGTGCCTGCGAGCCTGTGTGTCCGGTGGAGGCCATCTACTACGAGGACGACACTCCCGAGGAATGGGCCGATTACTACAAGGCCAACGTCGAATTCTTCGATGACCTCGGGTCTCCCGGCGGGGCCGCGAAGATCGGCAACACGGGCAAGGACCACCCGATGATTGCCGCCCTGCCGCCGCAGAACCAAGACGCCTGA
- the typA gene encoding translational GTPase TypA encodes MSETTTNTAVATASRSDLRNVAIVAHVDHGKTTLVDAMLKQTNSFAEHNHLEDRVMDSGDLEREKGITILAKNTTVAYNGPSSNGETITINVIDTPGHADFGGEVERGLSMVDGVVLLVDASEGPLPQTRFVLRKALAAHLPVILLVNKTDRPDSRIEEVVHESMDLLLGLASDLADEVPDLDLDKILNVPVVYAAAKVGRASLVQPADGSAPDSENLEPLFKAIIEHIPAPTYNPNGVLQAHVTNLDASPFLGRLALLRIYNGTLRKGQTVAWARANGELKNVKITELLATKALDRVPAESAGPGEIVAVAGIEEITIGETLTDVDNPQPLPLITVDDPAISMTIGINTSPLAGRVKGAKVTARQVKDRLDKELIGNVSLKVLPTERPDAWEVQGRGELALAILVEQMRREGFELTVGKPQVVTKTVDGKIHEPMEHMTIDVPEEYLGAVTQLMAARKGRMTNMANHGTGWCRMEFIVPARGLIGFRTKFLTDTRGAGIASSIAEGYEPWAGPIEYRTNGSIVADRSGVVTPFAMIKLQERMSFFVQPTSEVYEGMIVGENSRADDMDVNITREKQLTNMRAASSDTFENMTPPRNLTLEESLEFAREDECVEVTPDSIRIRKLILDANERAKASRARAKS; translated from the coding sequence ATGTCTGAAACCACCACCAACACTGCGGTAGCCACTGCATCACGCAGTGACCTGCGTAACGTCGCGATCGTGGCCCACGTTGACCACGGCAAGACCACACTGGTCGATGCCATGCTCAAGCAGACCAACTCCTTTGCCGAACACAACCACCTCGAAGACCGTGTGATGGACTCCGGTGACCTGGAACGCGAAAAGGGCATCACCATCCTCGCCAAGAACACCACGGTGGCCTACAACGGACCGTCCTCCAATGGTGAAACCATCACCATCAACGTGATCGACACCCCCGGCCACGCCGACTTCGGCGGCGAGGTGGAGCGCGGCCTGTCCATGGTGGACGGCGTTGTCCTCCTGGTTGACGCGTCCGAGGGCCCGCTGCCCCAGACCCGTTTCGTGCTCCGCAAGGCCCTGGCCGCGCACCTTCCGGTCATCCTGCTCGTCAACAAAACGGACCGCCCCGACTCCCGCATCGAGGAAGTCGTCCACGAGTCCATGGACCTCCTCCTGGGCCTCGCCTCTGACCTTGCGGATGAAGTTCCGGACCTGGACCTCGACAAGATCCTTAACGTCCCCGTTGTCTACGCAGCCGCCAAGGTAGGCCGCGCCTCCCTCGTGCAGCCCGCCGACGGCTCCGCCCCGGACAGCGAGAACCTGGAGCCGCTGTTCAAGGCCATCATCGAGCACATCCCGGCACCGACGTACAACCCTAATGGCGTGCTCCAGGCACACGTGACCAACCTTGACGCCTCCCCGTTCCTGGGCCGCCTCGCCCTGCTCCGCATCTACAACGGAACACTGCGCAAGGGCCAGACCGTTGCCTGGGCCCGCGCCAACGGCGAGCTCAAGAACGTTAAAATCACCGAACTGTTGGCTACCAAGGCACTGGACCGCGTTCCGGCTGAGTCCGCGGGCCCGGGCGAAATCGTCGCCGTCGCCGGTATCGAGGAAATCACCATCGGTGAGACCCTGACCGACGTCGACAACCCGCAGCCGCTGCCGCTGATCACCGTTGACGACCCGGCCATCTCGATGACCATCGGTATCAACACCTCGCCCCTGGCTGGCCGGGTCAAGGGCGCCAAGGTCACCGCCCGCCAGGTCAAGGACCGCCTCGACAAGGAACTGATCGGTAACGTCTCCCTCAAGGTTCTCCCCACCGAGCGCCCGGACGCCTGGGAAGTCCAGGGCCGTGGCGAGCTCGCGCTTGCCATCCTGGTTGAGCAGATGCGCCGTGAAGGCTTCGAACTGACCGTCGGCAAGCCGCAGGTTGTCACGAAGACCGTCGACGGCAAGATCCACGAGCCGATGGAACACATGACCATTGACGTACCGGAAGAGTACCTCGGTGCCGTCACCCAGCTGATGGCAGCCCGCAAGGGCCGCATGACCAACATGGCCAACCACGGCACCGGCTGGTGCCGCATGGAGTTCATCGTTCCGGCCCGTGGCCTGATCGGCTTCCGCACCAAATTCCTCACCGACACCCGCGGTGCCGGCATTGCTTCCTCCATCGCCGAGGGCTACGAGCCGTGGGCCGGCCCCATCGAGTACCGCACCAACGGTTCGATCGTGGCTGACCGCTCTGGCGTGGTTACCCCGTTCGCGATGATCAAGCTCCAGGAACGCATGTCATTCTTCGTGCAGCCCACCTCCGAGGTCTACGAAGGCATGATTGTTGGCGAAAACTCACGCGCCGATGACATGGACGTGAACATCACCAGGGAAAAGCAGCTCACCAACATGCGTGCTGCGTCCTCGGACACCTTCGAGAACATGACCCCGCCGCGCAACCTGACCCTCGAAGAGTCCCTCGAATTCGCCCGCGAAGACGAGTGCGTTGAGGTGACCCCGGACTCCATCCGTATCCGGAAGCTCATCCTGGACGCCAACGAACGCGCCAAGGCCAGCCGCGCGCGCGCCAAGTCCTAA
- a CDS encoding SGNH/GDSL hydrolase family protein, which yields MSTVPAPTATAGGPIAAGGPVAAGGPVAAGGPVAAAKAPAPAGAALAAGPGAAGGAASGYIPRGADPEALPPGTVIRNPASGRDEVAVPDLRHTALLIGDSQSEPADGWPRLGLAAVGYKVHFCGLGGTGFVAANGKTGNYIDALERGDWKLPYGTPALVVIQGGGNDAARGATDAQIVANADRLIGALKNRYPGTRLAMIGTLARGSNYGGGRRTQIDALLGALAARHGLPFVSVGDWLTKYNLTKDLADAVHMNAPGRKTLGTLLGDKLRKLNLQL from the coding sequence GTGTCCACGGTACCGGCTCCGACGGCAACCGCCGGTGGGCCCATCGCGGCCGGCGGGCCTGTCGCCGCCGGCGGGCCTGTCGCCGCCGGCGGGCCTGTCGCCGCCGCGAAGGCGCCTGCCCCCGCCGGGGCTGCTCTTGCCGCAGGGCCCGGCGCCGCCGGCGGTGCCGCCAGTGGATACATTCCACGCGGGGCTGATCCGGAAGCGCTTCCGCCCGGTACGGTAATCCGCAATCCTGCCAGCGGGCGCGACGAAGTTGCTGTCCCGGACCTGAGGCACACCGCCCTCCTCATCGGTGACTCACAATCCGAACCCGCCGACGGCTGGCCCCGGCTTGGCCTGGCCGCTGTTGGCTACAAGGTCCACTTTTGCGGCCTGGGCGGAACCGGCTTTGTGGCTGCCAATGGCAAGACGGGCAACTACATTGATGCCCTGGAGCGGGGCGACTGGAAGCTGCCTTATGGAACCCCGGCCCTGGTTGTCATCCAGGGGGGCGGCAATGATGCAGCCCGTGGCGCTACCGACGCGCAGATCGTGGCCAATGCGGACCGCCTGATCGGCGCCCTCAAGAACCGGTATCCGGGCACCCGGCTCGCGATGATCGGCACTTTGGCCCGCGGATCGAACTACGGGGGCGGGCGCAGGACACAGATAGATGCGCTCCTGGGGGCGCTGGCAGCCAGACACGGCCTACCGTTTGTGAGCGTGGGTGACTGGCTGACCAAGTACAACCTCACGAAGGACCTGGCGGATGCCGTGCACATGAACGCCCCCGGCCGAAAGACGCTGGGCACGCTGCTCGGCGACAAGCTTCGGAAACTCAACCTCCAGCTGTAG
- a CDS encoding ABC transporter ATP-binding protein, translating to MLTPEINIDEAVPTGVKPLLEIRDLAITFKTGGGDVQAVRNAHLTIMPGETVAIVGESGSGKSTTALAAIGLLPTNGVVSGGQILLDGEDIAHASEKRMIELRGNTIGMVPQDPMSNLNPVWKIGYQVKETLRANGRPSGPDDIAKVLSEAGLPDAHRRANQYPHEFSGGMRQRALIAIGLSCQPRLLIADEPTSALDVTVQRQILDHLETMTSELGTAVLLITHDLGLAAERADKVVVMYRGQVVEAGPSLELLRNPQHPYTKRLVESAPSLASRRIQVAKEQGVQASDLLASAAEAVAADNVLQIQDLRRVYKLRSGLGKSTDFAAVDGVSFDVKRGTTTAIVGESGSGKSTVARMVLQLEKPTEGRILFDGVDTSLLKAKELFKFRRRVQPIFQDPYGSLDPMYNIFRTIEEPLRVHKIGDAASREKKVRELLDQVALPQSTMQRYPNELSGGQRQRIAIARALALDPEVIICDEAVSALDVLVQAQVLNLLADLQANLGLTYLFITHDLAVVRQIADHVCVMEKGKLVETGSTDDVFESPQQDYTKALLNAIPGAKLMLPPEVA from the coding sequence ATGCTTACTCCAGAAATCAACATCGACGAGGCCGTCCCCACCGGCGTAAAGCCGTTGCTGGAAATCCGCGACCTGGCCATTACGTTCAAGACCGGCGGCGGTGACGTCCAGGCGGTCCGCAACGCGCACCTGACCATCATGCCCGGTGAGACCGTGGCCATCGTGGGCGAATCAGGCTCCGGTAAATCCACGACGGCGCTGGCCGCCATCGGCCTCCTGCCCACCAACGGTGTGGTGTCCGGCGGGCAAATCCTCCTTGACGGGGAGGACATTGCGCATGCCTCCGAAAAGCGGATGATCGAACTGCGCGGCAATACGATCGGCATGGTCCCGCAGGACCCCATGTCCAACCTGAACCCGGTCTGGAAGATCGGCTACCAGGTCAAGGAAACCCTGAGGGCCAACGGGCGGCCCAGCGGCCCGGATGATATCGCCAAGGTGCTGTCCGAGGCGGGCCTGCCGGACGCCCACCGCCGGGCCAACCAGTACCCGCACGAGTTCTCCGGCGGCATGCGCCAGCGTGCGCTGATCGCCATCGGATTGTCCTGTCAGCCACGACTGCTGATAGCGGATGAGCCCACGTCTGCCCTGGACGTCACTGTCCAGCGGCAGATCCTGGACCACCTGGAAACCATGACGTCCGAGCTCGGCACGGCCGTCCTGCTTATCACGCACGATTTGGGACTGGCCGCCGAGCGGGCCGACAAGGTGGTGGTGATGTACCGGGGACAGGTTGTGGAGGCAGGTCCCTCACTGGAGCTGCTCCGCAACCCGCAGCACCCCTACACCAAGCGCCTGGTCGAATCCGCCCCTTCCTTGGCAAGCCGGCGCATCCAGGTCGCCAAGGAGCAGGGTGTGCAGGCGTCAGACCTGCTGGCGTCCGCCGCTGAGGCAGTGGCCGCGGACAACGTCCTGCAGATCCAGGACCTGCGCAGGGTCTACAAACTCCGCAGCGGCCTGGGGAAGTCCACGGACTTCGCCGCCGTGGACGGCGTGAGCTTCGACGTGAAGCGGGGAACCACCACTGCAATTGTGGGGGAGTCCGGCTCAGGCAAGTCCACAGTGGCCAGAATGGTCCTGCAGCTGGAAAAGCCCACCGAGGGCAGGATCCTCTTCGACGGCGTGGACACCTCCTTGCTCAAGGCAAAGGAACTGTTCAAGTTCCGCCGCCGCGTGCAGCCGATTTTCCAGGACCCCTACGGTTCGCTGGACCCGATGTACAACATCTTCAGGACCATCGAGGAGCCGCTCCGGGTACACAAGATAGGGGACGCCGCGAGCCGTGAAAAAAAGGTCCGCGAACTCCTGGACCAGGTGGCGTTGCCGCAGTCGACCATGCAGCGGTACCCGAACGAGCTCTCCGGGGGGCAGCGCCAGCGCATTGCCATCGCCCGGGCCCTCGCCCTGGACCCGGAAGTAATCATTTGCGACGAAGCCGTGTCGGCTTTGGACGTTCTGGTCCAGGCCCAGGTACTGAACCTCCTGGCCGACCTGCAGGCCAACCTGGGGCTCACCTATCTCTTCATTACCCACGACCTCGCAGTGGTCCGGCAGATAGCTGACCACGTGTGCGTGATGGAGAAGGGGAAGCTGGTGGAAACGGGTTCCACGGATGACGTCTTCGAATCGCCCCAGCAGGATTACACCAAGGCACTGCTCAACGCCATTCCCGGTGCGAAGCTGATGCTTCCGCCGGAAGTGGCCTAA
- a CDS encoding ABC transporter permease: MTSNNSHFVAPIDETPLLATDAVKTDQAPLSLWSDAWRKLRRRPLFIISSLLILALVVVALFPGLFSSVAPNDGCELANSEGGPTAGHPFGFTFQGCDIYSRVIHGTQASLSVGVLSVLCVLVIGVTIGAIAGYYGGWVDAVLARLGDIFFALPLILGALVITQLPLFRENRSVWTVVFVISLLAWPQMARITRGAVIEVRNADFVTAARSLGVSRFGALVRHVLPNALAPIIVLATLELGVFIVAEATLSFLGIGLPQGIMSWGNDIAGAQASIRTHPQIMLYPAAALSITVLSFIMLGDAVRDALDPKSRQR; this comes from the coding sequence ATGACCAGTAATAACAGCCACTTTGTGGCGCCCATCGACGAGACGCCGCTGCTTGCAACGGACGCCGTCAAAACCGACCAGGCACCGCTGAGCCTGTGGTCGGACGCATGGCGCAAACTCCGCCGCCGGCCGTTGTTCATCATCTCCTCGCTCCTGATCCTGGCACTGGTGGTCGTGGCGCTGTTCCCCGGACTCTTCTCCTCCGTTGCGCCAAACGACGGTTGCGAACTGGCGAACTCGGAAGGCGGTCCCACTGCGGGCCACCCGTTCGGCTTCACCTTCCAGGGCTGTGACATCTACTCCCGCGTCATCCACGGCACCCAGGCCTCCCTCTCGGTGGGTGTGCTTTCCGTCTTGTGCGTCCTTGTCATCGGTGTAACCATCGGTGCGATCGCCGGCTACTACGGCGGCTGGGTTGACGCAGTCCTGGCCCGCCTCGGGGACATCTTCTTCGCGCTTCCCCTGATCCTGGGTGCCCTGGTCATCACCCAGCTCCCGCTGTTCAGGGAAAACCGGAGCGTCTGGACGGTGGTGTTTGTGATCTCCCTGCTGGCGTGGCCACAAATGGCACGCATCACCCGCGGAGCCGTGATCGAGGTGCGCAACGCGGACTTCGTGACCGCGGCCCGCTCGTTGGGCGTTTCAAGGTTCGGCGCCCTGGTCCGGCACGTCCTGCCGAACGCGCTGGCACCGATCATTGTCCTGGCCACCCTGGAACTGGGCGTTTTCATTGTGGCCGAAGCCACCCTGTCCTTCCTGGGCATCGGCCTCCCGCAGGGCATCATGTCCTGGGGCAATGACATTGCGGGGGCCCAGGCATCCATCCGCACCCATCCGCAGATCATGCTCTACCCGGCAGCGGCCCTGTCCATTACCGTGTTGAGCTTCATCATGCTCGGAGATGCCGTCCGGGATGCGCTTGATCCGAAGAGCCGTCAGCGATGA
- a CDS encoding ABC transporter permease, producing MVRFILRRLLQVIPVFIGTTLLVYYMVFALPGDPIAALFGDRQPPQAVIDTLRSQYHLDQPFWVQYGLFLKNLFTFNLGNDFTGQPIAASLARVFPVTAMLAVEALAIQAIFGVAFGVFAGLRRGGWFDSTVLVASLVVIAVPTFVLGFVFQLVFGVQLGWAKPTVGANADWGSLLLPAVVLGLVSFAYVLRLTRASVSENMNADYVRTATAKGLSRPRVVIAHILRNSLIPVVTYLGANLGGLMGGAIVTEGIFNVPGVGNKLYQAVLRSEGPTIVSIVSVLVLVFVVANLLVDLLYAWLDPRIRYDQ from the coding sequence GTGGTCCGCTTTATTCTGCGTCGGCTCCTCCAAGTGATCCCCGTCTTTATCGGCACCACGCTCCTGGTCTACTACATGGTCTTCGCCCTTCCCGGCGACCCCATCGCCGCGCTCTTCGGTGACCGCCAGCCCCCGCAGGCCGTCATTGATACCCTCCGCAGCCAGTACCACCTCGACCAGCCCTTCTGGGTCCAGTACGGCCTGTTCCTGAAGAACCTTTTCACCTTCAACCTGGGTAATGACTTCACCGGTCAGCCCATTGCGGCGAGCCTGGCACGGGTCTTTCCCGTGACGGCCATGCTCGCCGTCGAGGCGCTTGCCATCCAGGCCATCTTCGGCGTTGCCTTCGGTGTTTTCGCCGGCCTCCGCCGCGGCGGCTGGTTCGACTCCACCGTCCTGGTGGCTTCCCTCGTCGTCATCGCTGTGCCCACCTTTGTCCTCGGCTTTGTCTTCCAACTGGTTTTCGGTGTCCAGCTCGGCTGGGCCAAACCCACGGTCGGCGCCAACGCGGACTGGGGCAGCCTGCTGCTCCCCGCGGTGGTCCTGGGCCTGGTGTCATTTGCCTACGTGCTCCGCCTGACCCGCGCCTCGGTCAGCGAAAACATGAACGCCGACTACGTCCGGACAGCCACCGCAAAGGGCCTGTCCCGGCCGCGGGTTGTGATTGCCCACATCCTGCGCAACTCCTTGATACCGGTGGTGACCTACCTCGGCGCCAACCTCGGCGGCCTGATGGGCGGTGCCATCGTGACGGAGGGCATCTTCAACGTCCCCGGTGTGGGCAACAAGCTCTATCAAGCCGTACTGCGCAGCGAAGGGCCAACCATCGTCTCCATCGTCAGCGTCCTGGTGCTGGTCTTTGTGGTGGCCAACCTGCTCGTTGATCTCCTGTATGCCTGGCTAGACCCGAGGATCCGTTATGACCAGTAA